The Arachis hypogaea cultivar Tifrunner chromosome 19, arahy.Tifrunner.gnm2.J5K5, whole genome shotgun sequence genome has a window encoding:
- the LOC112775754 gene encoding exportin-T produces MDDLDKAILINFDESGTIDDSLKKQAKTFCEQIKAKPSICSMCIEKLCFSNLIQVQFWCLQTLHEAIVSRYSSMNPQEKQLIRHSVFSIVCLEGVGANNSATRVLEGPPFVKNKLAQVLVTLIYFEYPLIWSSVFLDFFPHLNKGKMVIDMFCRVLNALDDELISLDYPRTPEDISVATRVKDAMREQCVGQIVRAWYEIVSMYRNVDEEVCVGVLESMRRFISWIDIGLVVNDAFGALLFDLVLAAGVGDRLRSAAIKCLTAVVSKRIEPRSKLALLQSLQISRLFRLVVDDANAELVSDIAVLLTGYATELLDCFKRIDSEARGISMELLDEVLPSVFHLMKDSELDATFNVVQFLSSYVATMKSITPLGEKQLLHVGKILELISVLIRYDPEYRSNIDMLDKIGKEEEDRMVDFRKDLFVLLRSVGRVAPGVTHLFIRNLLANVISTSSNSSNVEEVEAALSLLYALGESLTDEAIRDGQGLLSEVVPMLLSTKFSCHPNRLVALMYLETVTRYVKFIQDNTQYIPMVLAAFLDDRGIHHPNINVSRRASYLFLRFVKLLRVKLVPFIETILQSLQDAVAQFTSMNYTTELSRSEDGSHIFEAIGLLIGMEDVPPEKQCDYLSSLLIPLCQQVEVLLVNDKTNVEANVKVAAIQHIIMAINSLSKGFNERLATSSRPTIGLMFKQTLDVLLQVLVVFPKVGSLRSKVISFIHRMVDTLGSSVFPYLPKALGQLLAESEPKEMVGFLLLLNQLMCKFNTSVHDILEESFPAVAGRVLSVIAGDALLLGPGAVTAITEEVRELQELQQTFLSFLHVVATHNLSSVFLSPQNREYLDQIMQLLLYSSCNHKDILVRKACVQIFIRLIKDWCGQPYEEKVPGFRNFMIQTFAINCCLYSVLDRSFEFHDANTHILFGEIVLAQKVMFDKFGNEFLVYFVSKGFSSAHCPPHLAEQYGQKLQEADIKELKSFYKSLIENLRIQQNGSLVFR; encoded by the exons ATGGATGATCTTGACAAAGCCATTCTCATCAACTTCGATGAATCAGGAACCATAGATGACAGTTTAAAAAAGCAAGCTAAAACCTTTTGTGAACAAATAAAGGCGAAGCCATCGATTTGCAGCATGTGCATTGAGAAACTCTGCTTCTCAAACCTAATCCAGGTTCAGTTTTGGTGCTTGCAGACTCTGCACGAGGCCATTGTGTCTCGCTACTCTTCAATGAACCCTCAAGAGAAGCAATTGATCAGGCATTCAGTGTTTTCCATAGTGTGCCTCGAAGGTGTTGGCGCCAATAACAGCGCGACTAGGGTTTTGGAAGGACCCCCTTTTGTAAAGAACAAGCTTGCACAGGTTCTTGTTACTTTGATTTACTTTGAGTACCCTTTGATTTGGTCGTCCGTGTTTCTTGATTTCTTCCCGCACTTAAATAAAGGGAAGATGGTTATAGATATGTTCTGTAGGGTTTTGAATGCGCTTGATGATGAACTGATTAGTTTAGATTACCCGCGAACGCCGGAGGATATATCTGTTGCCACACGGGTAAAGGATGCAATGAGGGAGCAGTGTGTAGGTCAGATAGTTAGAGCGTGGTATGAGATTGTTTCCATGTATAGGAACGTTGATGAAGAGGTTTGTGTTGGGGTGTTGGAATCCATGAGGAGGTTTATTTCTTGGATTGATATTGGATTGGTTGTGAATGATGCTTTTGGTGCTTTGttgtttgatttggttttggcTGCTGGAGTGGGCGACAGGCTTCGGAGTGCGGCCATTAAGTGCTTGACGGCAGTTGTTTCCAAGAGGATTGAACCGCGGTCAAAGCTGGCATTGTTGCAGAGCCTTCAAATCAGTCGCCTGTTTAGGCTCGTGGTTGACGATGCCAATGCTGAATTAGTCTCTGATATTGCTGTCTTGCTTACAGGATATGCCACAGAGTTGTTGGATTGCTTTAAACGAATAGATTCTGAGGCTAGAGGAATCTCCATGGAGCTTTTGGATGAAGTTTTGCCCTCTGTTTTCCATTTAATGAAGGACAGTGAGTTGGATGCCACGTTCAATGTTGTACAGTTTCTTTCAAGTTATGTTGCTACTATGAAAAGCATTACACCTTTGGGGGAGAAGCAACTGCTTCATGTTGGAAAAATATTAGAACTCATCTCTGTGTTGATTCGTTATGATCCGGAATACCGTTCTAATATTGACATGTTGGACAAAATTGGGAAAGAGGAGGAAGATAGAATGGTTGATTTTAGGAAGGACTTGTTTGTTCTACTTCGTAGTGTTGGCCGTGTAGCACCAGGTGTGACCCATTTGTTCATCAGAAATTTGTTGGCAAATGTCATTTCAACTTCATCCAACAGTAGTAATGTTGAGGAGGTGGAAGCTGCACTTTCTCTTTTATATGCACTTGGGGAATCACTAACTGATGAGGCCATTCGGGATGGTCAAGGATTGCTGAGTGAGGTGGTGCCAATGCTGCTATCCACAAAGTTTTCTTGCCACCCTAATAGACTAGTTGCTCTGATGTATTTGGAGACAGTAACAAGATATGTTAAGTTTATCCAAGATAATACGCAGTATATTCCTATGGTTCTTGCTGCATTTCTCGATGATAGAGGTATACATCATCCAAATATTAATGTAAGCCGTAGGGCCAGTTATCTGTTTCTGAGGTTTGTAAAATTGCTGAGGGTGAAGCTTGTCCCCTTCATAGAGACAATTTTGCAG AGCCTGCAAGATGCAGTTGCCCAATTCACAAGCATGAATTACACAACCGAGCTATCAAGATCTGAAGATGGTAGCCATATTTTTGAG GCAATTGGCTTATTGATTGGAATGGAAGATGTTCCACCAGAGAAGCAATGTGATTATCTGTCTTCTTTGCTCATTCCTCTTTGTCAACAG GTTGAAGTATTGCTCGTTAACGATAAGACTAATGTGGAGGCTAATGTCAAAGTTGCTGCCATCCAGCATATCATCATGGCTATTAATTCTCTAAGCAAG GGTTTCAATGAGCGTCTTGCAACCTCCAGTCGCCCTACAATTGGTCTCATGTTTAAGCAG ACATTGGATGTGCTTCTCCAAGTTCTTGTTGTATTTCCAAAAGTAGGATCACTGCGAAGCAAG GTGATATCCTTTATACACCGGATGGTAGATACACTAGGTTCATCTGTCTTTCCATACCTACCAAAGGCATTGGGACAGTTGCTTGCAGAAAGTGAG CCAAAGGAGATGGTTGGGTTTCTTTTGTTACTGAATCAACTTATGTGCAAGTTCAATACGTCGGTGCATGACATTTTGGAAGAATCATTTCCAGCTGTTGCTGGTAGAGTGCTCAGTGTTATTGCAGGAGATGCATTACTTTTAGGCCCTGGTGCTGTAACTGCAATAACCGAG GAAGTTCGTGAGTTGCAAGAACTTCAGCAAACATTCCTTTCGTTTCTTCATGTTGTTGCTACACACaatctttcttctgtttttctttcCCCCCAAAATAGAGAATACCTGGATCAAATAATGCAGTTGCTTTTGTACTCTTCCTGTAATCATAAGGATATTCTTGTTAGAAAG GCTTGTGTACAGATTTTTATTAGATTGATCAAAGATTGGTGTGGCCAGCCATATGAAGAAAAG GTACCTGGATTTCGGAATTTCATGATTCAGACATTTGCAATAAATTGCTGCTTGTACAGTGTGCTAGACAGATCCTTTGAGTTTCATGATGCCAACACT CATATTTTGTTTGGAGAAATTGTCTTGGCTCAAAAGGTTATGTTTGATAAATTTGGGAAcgaatttttagtttattttgtctCAAAAGGATTCTCCTCTGCACATTGTCCTCCACACTTGGCAGAGCAGTATGGCCAAAAGTTGCAG GAAGCTGATATTAAGGAACTCAAATCATTCTACAAGTCTCTAATAGAAAATTTGAGAATACAGCAAAATGGAAGCCTTGTTTTTAGATAG